The sequence ACTGATCTGAGCTGGTACTACAGCCTCAATGAGCAGCACACCGAGGCTTCGGAAGCCGCAAAGGCCGGAACCACATTTCTTCCGAACGAGTATATGGCCTACACAAATCTTTGCCGGGCCTATAACGACCTGAACAAGCCAGAAATGGCGATCCGCGAATGTAATAACGCTCTAAAGTTCCGCCCCGGCGATGGCGAGACGCATTTCTATCTCGGATACTCGAACAGCCTCCTCGGCCGAACGGCTGAAGCGCAGCGTAATTATAAACTCGCGGTTGCTGGCCTTGAGCAATTTACCCGAGAGAACCTTACCTATTCGGACGGTTTTTATCTGCTTGGGAATGCCTATTTTGCCGATGGCCAGACCGACAAGGCGATCACAGCATACAAGAAGTCCATCGAACTTAGCCCCGGGTTTCCGCGGGCACTCTATAATCTCGGTTTTGTTCTCGTGCAAAAGCGGGACAAAGCAGGAGCAATGGAACAATACGAGAACCTGAAGGGTCTCGATTCAAAAAGGGCAGATCAGCTAAAGAAGGAGATCGATAAGCTCTGATATTTTGTAATTTCGATCGACCTAGGAATCTCTGGGTCAGTTGCGATCGATTGGCGTTCTCCTTTAAACACTCGGCGGTCTCTGCGTTCAGATCAATTGAACGCAGAGGCCGCGAAGTATATGCGCGGAGCTAGCCGATTGCCAGCTCGCTAGTTGAATCCAAAACTCGGAAGAATGTCTCGCGGATTTCCGAAGAGAAAGAACGCCAGGTTCGGGCTTTCGTGAGATCGGTCGTAACCAACGAGTTCAGCATAGGCCTTTCCTTTCACAGATTCACCCGCTGCCGTTCCGCGGACCCGGCAAGACCCTTCCCAATAAACTATCATCGTCGTCCCGCGGGTATCGAGTTCCTGGTCGCGGAACATCGGAGCGACGCGTAAGTCAAGTTTGAGCTTCGGCACCTTTATCGCCCATCCGCTCGGATATGTCGCATTAGTGTTCGGGCTCGTCCAGTGCTCGGTTGGTACGATGGTGAAGTCCTCGTTGCGGAACTTGGTCACATTTCCGTGCTCGTCAACATAGGTGCCGCTCGAATATGGCGAGGTTTCGTTCTCGCTGTTCCTGAGGTGATAGCACATCAGCTCGCAGCCACTATCGAGCTGTATCGAGAACCAATCCCAGCCCTTTTGGTTCTCGGTCGGGAGCCATGTGCCAAACTCGCGGTCCATCCATCCCGAGCCTCGGAAGTGCTCGGTCTTGCCGCCGAGCGTAATATCGCCCTCCATTTCCATACGAGTGTAGGCAAAGTAGCGCGAAGCTTCGCCGGCATCCTTAAAAGAAACGCCGTTCTCGCCGTTGAGAACGACCGGCTTCGTGGGTTTGAGCGAGGCTTCGAAGATCGTGCCGTCTTTCAATGTTGCTCGAAGGATGTGAACGCCGCCCGATTCCCGCACCGACCAATCGCCAAGCCGCAGGTAATAGTGCGATTCGCTCGCTGCGGCCGGTTCATCCAAAACGCCGTTCGAACTCTTCTTGTGATCGTAACGAAACGATTGGCTCTCAACGTCCGAGATCGCAAAATGAGCGAAATAGAACGGATTGCCAATCAGCCGCACCGGAACTATCGAAAACTTGTCGAGGTCCGTCCGGCGTTTGAAAAAGACCAGTTCAAAGCCGAATTCGCGGCCCGAGTCGGTCTCGGCATGGCCGGTGTAGTACCACCATTCGGTCTGCACGTCGGAATGCGCCGCGAGGTCGCGGGGAAGCTCGACCGGGTCGTGCTCCGTGCCATCGCGAAGCGTGCTCGCCCGGCCGGAGACCTGCTCGGCGAGAGATTCAAAAATGCCTTCGACCGCTCGCAGCGGTTCGGCTGTCACCTGTTCAAAAAGGTTGCGGATATCCATAAGTTTGGTTTTCGGGTTGCCAACCCCATCAGATTCAAAAAAACAAAGCCGCGGTTGTTCATTTCCGCGGCTGCGATGGCGTCTGAATTTGTCGGAGCGATCTAGTTTACTGGCGAGGTTTGTCTCATATCGACATCTACGGTCTGAAGCTTCAGCACGACCCTTACGCTCTGGCCGCGGCGGTCCATGCTGGCGGGGACGAACGGTGCAAAATCTGGATCGGATTGCAAAGCTTTTTCAAGGTCACGAATTGCCTGGTCGTCGTTGAGCGGCTCTACGACCTCGGCGATCCGGGCGAGCCCGTTGCCGAAGACGTCCGCAACCACAACAACCTCTTCATCCTTCATTTCGCCCCGAAGCAACGACCGCGTCAATGCGACCAATGCCCCCTGCGGATTAACACTTGGCGACTCGGCCGAGACAGAATACCGGGTGCTGGCGTATTGGAAGGGTGTAAGTTCAACCGAAAGCGGGTCGCTTCCTGTCAGGTAGATCGGCCGTTCAGCAGGCTGCTGCGGCGTTCGGTTCGCGGCCACGTTCAACCCCTCGGCCGGCGACATTAGCAGCCAAAGTAGCGTGATACCCATGACGAACGATGCGAATGAGCCGATCGTCGAAGGAAACAGCCAACGGTCGAACCAGTTTCCGGTACTTTCGATCAACCTGAAGCCGGGCGCCGCTGTCGGAGATATCGGAAGGCTCTCGGCCACCGCCGCACGGATCATTCCGATCCGCTCGGCTGATAGCTGCGGCCGGCTAAGCGAAGCGATCTCGCTCTTTAGATCTTTCAGGTCGGCAAGCCGCTGACGGCAAACAGGGCAGCCATCCAGATGCATTTCTATCTCTGCGGCGTCACCGGAGCGAAGCTCGCCGTCAAAATACAACGGCAGAGTGAGTTCGATCTCTTTGCAACGCATTGACCTGTTCTCTCCGCTCATACTTCCCTTATTTAAATCGTTCGAACGGATCATCGGCTGGCACCACTCGGCTGCCGGAATCAGAGAAAATGCACTTCCTCGAATCCTGCAGGTCCCTTCGTCTTTTATCGCCACATCGATTTGCTGGTCAATGTCTGTAAAGATCAAGGCGACTCGTCACGAAAAGCACTGCAGCTAACCGGAGCAGAGCGTTTTCTGACCTCTCGTTTGGCACCGATACGTCGATTTTAGGCTGCTCGAGCAGGTGCCAGCGGATGATCCTATTCGATTGTCAATAACCTTTGAGCTTTCTTCTAAGCTCTTCACGGCCGCGGGCGATCCGCGATTTTACCGTGCCCATTGAGATGCCGAGCACCTCGGCTATCTCGTCGTAACTCAAACCCTCGATGTCGCAGAGCACTACGGCTTCGCGAAAGATCTCGGGCAGTTCATTCAGTGCCCGGCGGAGCGAAAGCTGCCTTTCGCGCCAGATTGCCTCGTCCTCGGGCGAACGCGAACCCGCGTCGAGAGTATCGCCGATCGTTTGCTCCGAAGGACCGATGGGCGAATCGATCGAGATCGTCTTCGTCTTTCCCCGCCGGAACCACCACCGCTTTCTATTGCGGGCGTGGTTGATCGCGATGCGATAGAGCCATGTTTTCAAGCCTGAGTCGCCGCGGAAGCCCGCGACCGACTTTGCGGCACTCATGAACGTCTCTTGCGTAAGGTCGGCGGCTTCTTCGGCGTCTTCGGTCATGCGATAAAGCGTCGCGAAGATATCGCTCGAAAAGCGGTCGATCAAAGTGTCAAAAGCTTCCTGCCGCCCCGCCTTCAGCCCTTCAAGCAATTCTATTTCCTGTCGCGAGATGGCCGAGTCGAGTCCCGCTGCCGAAGCTGCTTCGTTCAGCGTGTCCTCATCGTAAACGATCGATCTGCTAAGGGCCATTTCGTCTGTCTGACTCGAAACCGCCGGGCTTTTTCAAAGGTGCCGTGGGGAACCATATCCCCTGTAACTATGTTTAGACACCACTTTCTGAAAAATGTTCCCGTGTTTCGTAACTTTTTTTCTTCGGGAATGTTCCGCGAGCCTGTTATTTGCTCTTCCGTCCCATATAAGCTACATTTACTCTTTTGGAAACTTCCCGAATTTCCTTATTATATAACGATTTGGATAAGAGAAATTGCACTTTTTGTAATGGCGAGAAAGAAACGAAGAATTGAACAGGCCGTTCCCGTAGCGGCGAATGAGCCGGCTGAGAAGCCGCGTTATCAGGATCCGTTCCAGTCGGCCGTAAGCCACCGGATAGAAGAGGCCGGTAAAGTGTTCGAAGGCAAGGGCCGAACAATCCTTTATGGCATCGGGGCCCTAGCAGTGCTCGGGATCATTATTGCTGTCTTTGTTCAGTGGAACAATCGGTCGCAGGCCGCAGCCCAGACCGCACTCGGCAAGGGGATCGAGATAATGCAGGCACAGGTGACGGACGTTCCGCCGCTTGCCGGTTCGACCGAGAAGACCTACAAGACACAGCGCGAGAGAGCCGAGGCAGCGATCGCCGAATTCGAATCGGTTGCACGCGAGCATGGCGGTGCGGCTGCTGAGAAGGCAAAGTATTTCGCGGCCGTTAATCGTCTTTATGTCGATCGTGAAATGGCGCTCAGCGAGCTTGAAGCGATGGCAGCCGGCAGCGGCGAGGTTGCAACTCTCGCGACGTTTGCTTCGGCGCAGGCACGATTCGATGCAGGACAGTTTGATCTGGCGGCCGCTCATTACCGAAAGCTCAGCACCGGAGACGGAACGATCATCCCGCTTGATACCATTAAGCTCGAACTCGGCAATACGCTCGAGAAGCAAGGAAACAAGGAAGAGGCGGTCAATATTTTCTTTGAGATCGCAAAAACCGCCAGCGAAGCGAAAGATAAAGAAGGCAAGTCGATACCGCTAAGCTCGGCCGCACTTGAGGCAAAGGACAGGCTGAAGGAACTCGCACCTGAGAAGGCGAAAGAGATCCCCGAACCGGATCCGGCAGCCGCCGGAATGCCGTTCGGTTTTTAAGAATCCTCAAACAATTTTACGGCCCGGGCAGAGAGAATACTTGACGCCCGGGCCATTCTGCATTTACATCTAAAGGTAGTGATAGAAGAATCGACCGAACAAACCAAGAACGACCACATTGCCGCTAGGGTAAGCGTTCGTGTTTCGCCGGGGCCATATTTGACGGCGATATCGCTTCTGCTTCTCATCGCTCTATTTCTTCTTTACCTCGAGCTTTTTGCTGCGGCCGCGATCCTTGCGGTCGGGTCGGTCGTCACGGGCTTCATCTTTGCCGTGACCGACCGCGTCGTTTTTGACGGGAAGCGGATCCGGCGTACGGGCATACTTCCGCGGACCGGCTACCGTATGTTCGGCCTCCGCGATCGCTTGAAGCTGACGGACATCGAACAGGTAGATAGCCAGTCGGTGCGTGGCATTCGTCGCAGCGGTCGTTTTCCGTATCGCCACCGCACGACCTTTCGGGGCAAGGGCATTGCGATGACGGTCGTATCGGGAGGCGAGCGTTACAGGAAGTTCGTGCGTGAGGTGCTCGGTAGGCTGGACCCGAACGTCCTCGATGCCAGATCGCTCGAACTCCGCGAATACCTCTCAGACCCTGCGACGATCGATCGGCTGATCGAGCAGTTCCGCATTCCATCGGCCGACGTGCTCGAGCCCTCGTTCAAGAAATGGAAGGCCGCACGCAACTCCGATGTTCTTCCGGGCGAAGGTTCTGGGCAGGAGTTTAGCCAAAAGGCACGCGAGCTCCGCGACCTCGGAAATCGGCTTCGATTTTCGGGCTCGCTGATCCAGGCGGCCGAGGCTTTTCGGCGTGCCCTGCGGCTCGACCCGCGTGACGGCTGGGTGCTGTTCGACCTCGGGCGATGCCTTCTTTCGGTTGCCGGCTACGAGCGAGACAGCAAGCTCCATCGGCGGGCGATTGCTCTTATGAGGCTCGCCGAGCGGCGGGCCGGCGAGGACGGCGAACTGCTTTCGCGTCTCGGCGAGGCTTACTTTCAAGTAGGCGATTGGAAGCGGGCAAATACGGCATTTAGGCGTGCGATCGAAGTCTTAGGCGACGGCTTTCGTGCCATCCGCGGGCTTGCGGAGATCGCACTTCGCGAAGGAAAAATTGCACACGTTATTCACAATTTTGGTGCAGCGAATCGTTCTGCTGAGAATGCCGCACTTCGCCGTTGGGCCGGGACCGAGGCAGATTATTTCTCGCGGCTTAATGCCGATGATGAATACATGGAACTCGAGGTCAGCCGCGTCAATCTGCTCGAAAGGCTTGAGCGAAATAGCCGCGTCGCCGTCCGAGCTTCGTTTGTCGGGCTACTTGTACTTTTCGGGGGGCTGGTTTTTGAACAGGTGATGGTCGCCAACTTCGGCTGGGCGATCATTTTCATCGCCGTTGGCTTGAGGCTTGTTCTCCTCATAGGCCGCAAGATGATGACCAACCGCATTCCGTTCGAACTCGTTGAGCGAGACCGTGAGGAATAAAAGTCTGCGATCATGAAAAAGCCCCGCGAATCTTTCGGATCCGCGGGGCTTTAGTATGTTCGGCTTGAGTCTAATTTCCGGCGTTTTTGACCCGTGTTTTCTTCTCTGCGGATGCTTTCGGTGTGCTTGACGCCTTCGCTTTGGCCTTCGCCGGCGATTTTGCGGCCCTAGTTGTTACTTTTTTTTTAGTCTGGCTTGCCGGGTTTAGCATTGCCGACCAGCGGTATTCCGGTGCGTCCCATCCTTCTTTGAGCTTCTTTAGGATGAACTCGGTCATATTCTCTACGATCCAGTTATGGTTGTACTCGCCGACCGAAGCGAGTTCGGCGTCCGGTGCCGGGTTCATAAAGTCGATCGCGTACGGGATGCCATCCTTGATCGCGAACTCGACCGTGTTGAGGTCATAGCCGAGAGCCTTGCAGATCGTGATCACGTCCTGCTCGACCCGCTTGTGCAGTTCCGGCGTCAGGTAGTTTTCGATGTTGACGTACTGCATCCCGCTCAAGTAAGGCTTCGAGGGGTCGTACGGCATGATCAGCACCTTTTCTTGCCCGACGCAATAGCAGCGGACGAAGTGATCGTATTCGATGCCTTCCTGAAGCGTCATGCAGAGCGTGCCCGACTGGTTATACTCCGACCAAAGTTCCTCGAGCGAGTTGACCTTCGAAACGTTCTTCCAGCCGCCACCGTCGAAGGGTTTGAGGAAAGCCGGAAAGCCGACGTAATCGACAATGCCTTCCCAATCGATCGGGAACTCAAGGTTACGCAGCGATTCGCTGGTGATGTCTTTGATGTAAGCGTGCTGCGGAAGCAGTACGGTCTTCGGGATCGCGATGCCGATCTTTGCTGCGAGCGAATAGTTAAAGAACTTGTCATCCGCCGACCACCAGAAGGGATTGTTGATTACGTAGGTGCCCTCAAGGGCCATTCGCTTGAGAACTGCCCGATAATAGGGCACCTCGTGCGAAATGCGATCGATGACCACGTCGTAACGCTTCTCTTCTTCGTGGCGAATGCCGCCGACCTTTACCATTTCGGCAACGACCTCGCCGCCGCCTTTTTCATTTATGCTGTTAATTATAGATTCGGGAAACGTGACCTCACGCCCGACCAATATCCCAACTCGTTTCATATCTTGATAATATTCCTTATTGAAATTGCTGCCGGGGCGGAAGGCTCCGACAAAGTAAAACCTAGATTGTAAGCGATTGCCCCCCGCCGGGCAAGACAAACAAAAGCCTTGCGCAACCGGCCGGTAAGACGCTATTATTCAATTACGGGCATCTGCGGCCCCGACTAGTCGTTCCCAAACTCTCGAACTAGTTTTACCCTTTATCGATCATGGACACTAATCAAACTCTTCCAGTGGAGCAGTCTGCTCGCGCTACGCCCGTTACACAGCCCATTCAATCTGCGAAGGATATTTTTCACAACATCCTTCGCCGGATGCTTGCGGCCGGCGATAAGGTCAGCGACCTCATATTTTCGCCCGGAAGACCGCCGCAAGTTGAGCTAAGCGGCGACCTTGAACCGGTGCCGATCCCGGGCTACGAAATGCTCAAACCGCAGCATATCAAGGCATTCGTCGATGTGATGCTCGAGGGAAACCGGCAGGGAAATGAATCGCTCGATGCAAAGGGCTCGGCGGATATCTCTTACAGCGTGCCGGGCCTCTGCCGTTTCCGTGTAAACATCTTCAATCAACGCGGTACGCATGCGGTAGTGATGCGTGTTATCCCGACTCGGCCGCCGAATTGGCAAGAACTCGATCTTCCGATAGCCGTTCGAAACGTTGCCACGATCAAGAATGGCCTTGTGCTTGTAACAGGGCCGACCGGTTCGGGTAAATCGACGACGCTGGCTGCGATCATTGACCTGATAAACAACACCAAGAAATACCACATTGTCACCATCGAGGATCCTATCGAGTTTATCCATGACCATCGCCTAAGCACGATACATCAACGTGAGCTCCACTCGGATACACCCGACTTTGCACTCGCTCTTCGGGCGGCTCTTCGGCAGGCCCCGAAAGTAATCCTTGTGGGTGAGATGCGCGACCGCGAGACGATCGAGGTAGCTATGGAAGCTGCCGAAACAGGCCACCTCGTGCTCTCAACGCTCCATACTATTGACGCCGCGAAGACCATCGACCGCATCATCGGCGTTTTTCCGAAAAACGAAGAAGCCGCGATCCGTACGAGGCTTTCGCAATCGTTTCGGCGGATCGTCTCGCAGCGATTGATGCCAAAGGTCGGAGGGGGCCGCATCGCGGCGATCGAGATCCTCGTCTCCAATTCACGAACCCGCGAATATATTGAGCGAGGCGAAAAAGAGGGCCGTTCGATCACGGACGCGATGAAGGATGGCGAACTCGACGGCATGCAAACAT comes from Acidobacteriota bacterium and encodes:
- a CDS encoding carotenoid 1,2-hydratase; amino-acid sequence: MDIRNLFEQVTAEPLRAVEGIFESLAEQVSGRASTLRDGTEHDPVELPRDLAAHSDVQTEWWYYTGHAETDSGREFGFELVFFKRRTDLDKFSIVPVRLIGNPFYFAHFAISDVESQSFRYDHKKSSNGVLDEPAAASESHYYLRLGDWSVRESGGVHILRATLKDGTIFEASLKPTKPVVLNGENGVSFKDAGEASRYFAYTRMEMEGDITLGGKTEHFRGSGWMDREFGTWLPTENQKGWDWFSIQLDSGCELMCYHLRNSENETSPYSSGTYVDEHGNVTKFRNEDFTIVPTEHWTSPNTNATYPSGWAIKVPKLKLDLRVAPMFRDQELDTRGTTMIVYWEGSCRVRGTAAGESVKGKAYAELVGYDRSHESPNLAFFLFGNPRDILPSFGFN
- a CDS encoding tetratricopeptide repeat protein produces the protein MIEESTEQTKNDHIAARVSVRVSPGPYLTAISLLLLIALFLLYLELFAAAAILAVGSVVTGFIFAVTDRVVFDGKRIRRTGILPRTGYRMFGLRDRLKLTDIEQVDSQSVRGIRRSGRFPYRHRTTFRGKGIAMTVVSGGERYRKFVREVLGRLDPNVLDARSLELREYLSDPATIDRLIEQFRIPSADVLEPSFKKWKAARNSDVLPGEGSGQEFSQKARELRDLGNRLRFSGSLIQAAEAFRRALRLDPRDGWVLFDLGRCLLSVAGYERDSKLHRRAIALMRLAERRAGEDGELLSRLGEAYFQVGDWKRANTAFRRAIEVLGDGFRAIRGLAEIALREGKIAHVIHNFGAANRSAENAALRRWAGTEADYFSRLNADDEYMELEVSRVNLLERLERNSRVAVRASFVGLLVLFGGLVFEQVMVANFGWAIIFIAVGLRLVLLIGRKMMTNRIPFELVERDREE
- a CDS encoding PilT/PilU family type 4a pilus ATPase — encoded protein: MDTNQTLPVEQSARATPVTQPIQSAKDIFHNILRRMLAAGDKVSDLIFSPGRPPQVELSGDLEPVPIPGYEMLKPQHIKAFVDVMLEGNRQGNESLDAKGSADISYSVPGLCRFRVNIFNQRGTHAVVMRVIPTRPPNWQELDLPIAVRNVATIKNGLVLVTGPTGSGKSTTLAAIIDLINNTKKYHIVTIEDPIEFIHDHRLSTIHQRELHSDTPDFALALRAALRQAPKVILVGEMRDRETIEVAMEAAETGHLVLSTLHTIDAAKTIDRIIGVFPKNEEAAIRTRLSQSFRRIVSQRLMPKVGGGRIAAIEILVSNSRTREYIERGEKEGRSITDAMKDGELDGMQTFDQELEKLIRKGLITRDTGMAYASNATNLGLAIADLDGTPTSFEEQPAANGYSAPRHETSVEAEIMFEGFER
- a CDS encoding zf-HC2 domain-containing protein gives rise to the protein MSGENRSMRCKEIELTLPLYFDGELRSGDAAEIEMHLDGCPVCRQRLADLKDLKSEIASLSRPQLSAERIGMIRAAVAESLPISPTAAPGFRLIESTGNWFDRWLFPSTIGSFASFVMGITLLWLLMSPAEGLNVAANRTPQQPAERPIYLTGSDPLSVELTPFQYASTRYSVSAESPSVNPQGALVALTRSLLRGEMKDEEVVVVADVFGNGLARIAEVVEPLNDDQAIRDLEKALQSDPDFAPFVPASMDRRGQSVRVVLKLQTVDVDMRQTSPVN
- a CDS encoding sigma-70 family RNA polymerase sigma factor; protein product: MALSRSIVYDEDTLNEAASAAGLDSAISRQEIELLEGLKAGRQEAFDTLIDRFSSDIFATLYRMTEDAEEAADLTQETFMSAAKSVAGFRGDSGLKTWLYRIAINHARNRKRWWFRRGKTKTISIDSPIGPSEQTIGDTLDAGSRSPEDEAIWRERQLSLRRALNELPEIFREAVVLCDIEGLSYDEIAEVLGISMGTVKSRIARGREELRRKLKGY